Proteins from a genomic interval of Arthrobacter sp. CAN_C5:
- a CDS encoding 3-oxoacyl-ACP reductase has translation MTDKYLNLVNSGPAGKIARKLGLPKPAVLRRYRRGAPLVPGPLLVLGSSPAADSLATELLGWDQDVRRHARPGEKLGAIVVVLENLTEPGELAAPILELGQALRQLERGGRIVAVSRPARETANPAEAAARQGVDGIVRSIGRELRAGATANGIVLRDGAPISAAAGTLRFLLSGKSAFVNGQFITVGGTGQDATQDEDRPLHGQTAVVTGAARGIGAEIAAVLSRDGASVVVVDVPAAGEQLAAVANRIGGTALQLDITADDAAARILDQVQQRSGSLDLLVHNAGITRDKLLANMDSARWDSVLAVNLASQLRVNEALLASDVFAASGRIVCLASTSGIAGNRGQSNYAASKAGVIGMVRSTGSTLEGTGRTINAVAPGFIETEMTARMPFATREVARRLSSLQQGGQPIDVAETIAFLASPVAAGVNGEVVRVCGQSLVGA, from the coding sequence GTGACCGACAAGTACCTCAACCTCGTCAACTCCGGCCCTGCCGGAAAGATCGCCCGAAAGCTTGGCCTCCCCAAGCCTGCAGTGCTGCGCCGGTACCGTCGCGGCGCGCCGCTGGTTCCCGGTCCACTCCTCGTGCTCGGCTCGTCACCGGCAGCGGACAGCCTCGCCACGGAGTTGCTCGGCTGGGACCAGGATGTCCGCCGTCACGCCCGGCCGGGGGAGAAGCTCGGTGCGATCGTCGTCGTGCTGGAGAACCTCACCGAGCCCGGCGAGCTTGCCGCTCCCATCCTGGAGCTTGGTCAGGCGCTGCGCCAGCTGGAACGCGGCGGCCGGATTGTCGCCGTGTCCCGCCCCGCCCGTGAGACAGCCAACCCCGCGGAGGCGGCTGCCCGCCAGGGCGTTGATGGCATCGTCCGGTCGATAGGACGTGAGCTGCGCGCCGGTGCTACCGCCAACGGGATCGTGCTGCGCGACGGTGCACCCATTTCGGCTGCCGCCGGAACGCTCCGCTTCCTGCTCTCGGGCAAGAGCGCCTTCGTGAACGGTCAGTTCATCACGGTTGGAGGTACCGGTCAGGATGCCACCCAGGACGAGGACCGGCCCCTGCACGGCCAGACCGCCGTCGTCACCGGCGCGGCCCGCGGCATTGGTGCGGAGATCGCAGCGGTGCTGAGCCGCGACGGTGCATCCGTGGTGGTGGTTGACGTTCCCGCGGCCGGTGAGCAACTCGCCGCCGTCGCCAACCGGATCGGAGGCACCGCCCTACAGCTGGACATCACCGCTGACGACGCCGCCGCCAGGATCCTCGACCAGGTGCAGCAGCGGTCCGGTTCGCTGGACCTGCTGGTGCACAACGCAGGGATCACCCGGGACAAGCTGCTGGCCAACATGGACTCGGCCCGGTGGGACTCGGTGCTGGCGGTGAATCTTGCCTCGCAGCTGCGGGTCAATGAGGCACTGCTCGCGTCCGACGTGTTCGCGGCGTCGGGCCGCATCGTCTGCCTCGCCTCCACCAGTGGCATCGCCGGTAACCGGGGGCAGTCCAATTACGCAGCTTCGAAGGCGGGCGTGATCGGCATGGTCCGGAGCACCGGGAGCACGCTCGAGGGCACCGGACGCACCATCAACGCTGTCGCACCAGGCTTCATCGAAACCGAGATGACCGCGCGGATGCCGTTCGCTACCCGAGAGGTGGCGCGGCGCCTGAGCAGCCTGCAGCAGGGTGGCCAGCCGATCGACGTTGCCGAGACGATCGCGTTCCTCGCCTCACCGGTAGCCGCCGGGGTTAACGGCGAAGTGGTCCGCGTCTGCGGGCAGTCGCTGGTGGGCGCGTGA
- a CDS encoding TetR/AcrR family transcriptional regulator: MNKQALKSRPPAQQGAAAGDGRSSRWQAHRDKRRRALVKTARGAVHSLGYAASMEDIAAAAGTSKSVYYRYFGDKAGLQQAMGEVVIAQMQDKVLAAARQAASPREGLHAMVSAYLQMAQTSPNVYAFVTRLGAPDALTNPADPHSSELLSHFFEAVTDMLASPMQSFLASDPRARQLGGPALTLWPQAAIGMVRAAGELWLATPESPTKPTEAQLSEQLTTWLFEGIANHVPSPDTITSVLEDTP, translated from the coding sequence GTGAACAAGCAGGCGCTCAAGTCAAGACCTCCCGCCCAGCAAGGTGCTGCGGCCGGCGATGGTCGATCCAGTCGTTGGCAGGCCCACCGGGACAAACGACGTCGCGCCCTGGTCAAAACGGCGCGCGGTGCCGTGCACTCGCTGGGGTATGCGGCGTCAATGGAGGATATTGCCGCCGCCGCCGGCACTTCGAAGTCCGTGTACTACCGGTATTTTGGCGACAAGGCCGGATTGCAGCAGGCCATGGGCGAAGTGGTGATCGCGCAGATGCAGGACAAGGTGCTCGCTGCGGCCCGGCAGGCTGCGTCGCCGCGCGAAGGCCTGCACGCAATGGTCTCCGCCTACCTGCAAATGGCCCAGACCTCGCCGAATGTCTACGCCTTCGTCACCCGGCTGGGCGCCCCCGATGCGCTCACCAACCCGGCGGATCCCCACAGCTCCGAACTGCTAAGCCACTTCTTCGAAGCGGTCACCGACATGCTGGCCAGTCCGATGCAGTCTTTCCTGGCATCCGACCCGCGGGCGAGGCAGCTCGGCGGTCCCGCGCTCACCCTCTGGCCGCAGGCGGCCATCGGCATGGTCCGGGCTGCCGGAGAGCTCTGGCTTGCCACCCCCGAAAGCCCCACCAAACCCACTGAAGCCCAACTCAGCGAACAGCTCACCACGTGGCTCTTCGAGGGCATCGCCAACCACGTTCCATCACCTGACACGATCACATCCGTTCTGGAGGACACCCCATGA
- a CDS encoding LLM class flavin-dependent oxidoreductase gives MTRQISFNLFEMNCVGHISHGLWVHPENNRHRFNDLDFWVETAQILEAGLFDSVFLADVIGTYDGYRNGPDTALREAVQIPSNDPLLIIPAMAAVTKHLGFAATFSTTYEPPFAFARRASTLDHLTKGRFGWNIVTSYLPNAARNFGLADEVEHDQRYAIADEYLDVLYKLWEGSWDDDAVIEDRARRVYTDPAKVRYINHRGPNYSVAGPHLSSPSVQRTPVLFQAGSSTAGKEFAAKHAEGVFVGGRDAAAYRENVQDLRRLAVAKGRQADHIKAFASAVVIVGRTHKEAQRKAEEYRRLSSAEGYLAHAGGGGIDLAAYRSDEVIDDILARENRPGRDSQPSSRRHPPGTTVGEALERITRFDRGPFVAIGTAVEVADEIERWIDATDLDGFNLRQFLTPGTAEDFITQVIPELQRRGRYRTSYEESTLRERLFGSGNTRLFDEHPGARYRGGANLDHGAALDLADSPAYAGSRS, from the coding sequence ATGACCCGCCAGATCTCCTTCAACCTCTTCGAAATGAACTGCGTCGGCCACATTTCCCACGGACTATGGGTACATCCGGAAAACAACCGGCACCGGTTCAATGACCTCGACTTCTGGGTGGAGACCGCCCAGATCCTGGAAGCCGGACTGTTCGACAGCGTGTTCCTCGCCGATGTGATCGGGACCTACGACGGCTACCGCAACGGTCCCGACACGGCGCTGCGGGAAGCGGTGCAGATCCCCAGCAACGACCCGCTGCTGATCATCCCGGCAATGGCGGCCGTCACTAAACACCTTGGCTTCGCGGCAACCTTCTCCACGACCTACGAACCCCCGTTCGCTTTCGCCCGGCGCGCCTCGACGCTGGATCACCTGACGAAGGGGAGGTTCGGCTGGAACATCGTCACCTCCTACCTGCCGAACGCGGCACGCAATTTCGGGTTGGCCGACGAAGTGGAACATGACCAGCGCTACGCGATCGCCGACGAATACCTCGATGTGCTGTACAAACTGTGGGAAGGGTCGTGGGACGACGACGCCGTGATCGAGGACCGCGCCCGGCGGGTCTACACGGACCCCGCCAAGGTGAGATACATCAACCATCGGGGGCCCAACTATTCGGTGGCAGGTCCCCACCTCAGCTCGCCATCGGTCCAGCGCACCCCCGTGTTGTTCCAGGCCGGCAGTTCGACGGCGGGCAAGGAGTTCGCCGCGAAACACGCCGAGGGCGTCTTCGTGGGCGGTCGTGACGCCGCCGCCTACCGGGAGAATGTCCAGGACCTCCGCCGCCTCGCCGTTGCGAAGGGGAGGCAGGCTGACCATATCAAGGCTTTCGCCAGCGCCGTCGTCATCGTCGGGCGCACCCACAAGGAGGCCCAGCGCAAGGCTGAGGAGTACCGCAGGCTGTCGAGCGCCGAGGGGTACCTGGCCCACGCCGGCGGCGGTGGGATCGATCTGGCCGCCTACCGCAGCGACGAGGTGATCGACGATATCCTCGCCCGGGAGAACCGCCCGGGAAGGGACAGCCAGCCCAGCAGCCGGCGGCACCCGCCCGGTACAACCGTTGGTGAGGCGCTGGAGCGGATCACCCGGTTTGATCGGGGTCCCTTCGTCGCCATCGGCACCGCGGTGGAGGTCGCAGACGAAATCGAACGGTGGATCGACGCCACCGACCTGGACGGTTTCAACCTGCGGCAGTTCCTTACCCCCGGCACCGCAGAGGACTTCATTACCCAGGTAATCCCGGAACTCCAGCGGCGCGGCCGGTACCGGACCTCCTACGAGGAGTCCACCCTCCGGGAGCGGCTGTTTGGCAGCGGAAACACCCGCCTGTTCGACGAGCATCCCGGCGCCCGGTACCGCGGTGGGGCGAATCTGGATCATGGAGCGGCCCTTGATCTGGCCGATTCCCCCGCCTACGCCGGGAGCCGGTCATGA
- a CDS encoding MaoC/PaaZ C-terminal domain-containing protein, whose translation MRDVALDSVPGLPALYRSALLSSIPLPWADGAVQRTSDAAAVTLPEVRHRASGVQATVGDLTRFQQLIGAPAQDALPSGFVHTIAFPVAMSVMARKDFPLPLLGMIHLRNAVEHRRAIGFGEQLDIAAWAEDLRPHHAGTQVDLVTEVSSSGAVVWTGRSTYLAKGARLAGPARGTKEERTPFVPPPLTAVWNLPGSIGRSYAAVSGDYNPIHLTALTAKALGMQRAIAHGMYLASRMVQETKPAGVESFSWSIDFRSPVLLPARVAIAVTPQSEAGVWQGAGITGWNHRRGREHFVGSLARLAGVHP comes from the coding sequence GTGAGGGACGTCGCCCTGGACTCGGTTCCGGGGTTGCCGGCGCTGTACCGTAGCGCCCTCCTAAGCAGCATCCCGTTGCCGTGGGCGGACGGTGCGGTGCAACGCACTTCCGACGCGGCAGCGGTGACCCTGCCGGAGGTTCGCCACCGCGCGTCCGGTGTCCAGGCCACGGTCGGGGACCTGACCCGGTTCCAGCAGTTGATCGGTGCCCCCGCGCAGGATGCGTTGCCGTCGGGCTTCGTCCACACCATTGCCTTCCCCGTGGCCATGAGCGTGATGGCCCGCAAGGATTTCCCGTTGCCGCTACTCGGCATGATCCATCTGCGGAACGCAGTGGAACACCGGCGTGCCATCGGATTCGGCGAACAGCTTGACATCGCTGCCTGGGCCGAGGACCTGAGACCGCATCATGCCGGTACGCAGGTGGACCTGGTCACCGAGGTCAGCAGCTCCGGTGCAGTGGTGTGGACGGGACGCTCGACCTATCTTGCGAAGGGTGCCCGGCTCGCCGGGCCGGCTCGCGGGACGAAAGAGGAGCGCACGCCGTTTGTGCCGCCCCCACTCACGGCCGTCTGGAACCTCCCGGGCAGCATCGGCCGCAGCTATGCGGCTGTGTCGGGGGACTACAACCCAATTCACCTCACCGCGCTGACCGCGAAGGCACTCGGAATGCAGCGGGCCATTGCGCACGGCATGTATCTTGCCTCGCGGATGGTGCAGGAAACCAAGCCTGCAGGGGTCGAATCGTTCTCCTGGAGCATCGACTTCCGCTCACCAGTCCTGCTACCCGCCCGGGTGGCAATCGCTGTCACACCGCAGAGTGAGGCGGGGGTGTGGCAGGGTGCTGGCATCACTGGCTGGAACCACCGGCGGGGGCGGGAGCACTTTGTTGGCAGCCTCGCAAGGCTGGCCGGGGTTCACCCCTAA
- a CDS encoding kynureninase: MSENTSLLSRARTLDAEDPLAGYRARFEGHDDPDIVAYLDGNSLGRPLTDTLQRLESFVREQWAGRLIRGWDEGWLGLPEQVGDLIGRVAIGAAAGQCTVADSTSVLLYKLARAAVAARPDRTEIVIDRDNFPTDRFIMEGIAAERGLQLRWVDLQYDGGATAAEVAAAVGPQSALVVLSHVAYRSGHLADVPAITRVVHDAGALVLWDLSHSVGSVPAELDQWDVDYATGCSYKYLNGGPGAPAWAYVAQRHLADFQQPIQGWLGSADPFGMGSDYEPAPGIRRLVSGTPPIIGMLAMQDMLGLIGEVGMPAVRAKSIALTSFAIEAVEELMEGAGVVISSPRDPRKRGSHITIDHPAFRDLVPELWAKGVIPDYRNPAGIRLGLSPLSTSFEETYLGIQRIAESLPRALN, encoded by the coding sequence ATGAGTGAGAACACATCCCTGCTGAGCCGCGCCCGCACCCTCGACGCCGAGGATCCCCTCGCCGGGTACCGGGCGCGGTTCGAGGGGCACGACGATCCGGACATTGTTGCCTACCTGGACGGCAACTCGCTCGGGCGGCCCCTCACCGACACCCTGCAGCGGCTCGAATCGTTCGTGCGGGAGCAGTGGGCTGGCAGGCTCATCCGCGGCTGGGACGAGGGCTGGCTGGGGCTGCCGGAGCAGGTGGGAGACCTGATCGGGCGGGTAGCGATCGGCGCCGCGGCTGGACAGTGCACGGTAGCCGATTCGACGAGCGTGCTGCTCTACAAGCTGGCCCGTGCGGCGGTGGCCGCCCGCCCGGACCGCACCGAGATCGTCATTGACCGGGACAATTTCCCCACCGACCGGTTCATCATGGAGGGCATCGCCGCAGAGCGGGGCCTGCAACTGCGTTGGGTCGATCTGCAGTACGACGGCGGTGCCACCGCAGCGGAGGTCGCCGCCGCCGTCGGCCCCCAGAGTGCGCTCGTGGTTCTCAGCCATGTGGCCTACCGGTCGGGCCACCTGGCGGACGTCCCGGCCATCACCCGGGTGGTGCACGACGCCGGCGCGCTGGTGCTGTGGGATCTGAGCCATTCGGTGGGCTCGGTCCCCGCCGAGCTCGACCAGTGGGACGTCGACTACGCCACGGGGTGCAGCTACAAATACCTCAACGGCGGACCGGGAGCGCCCGCCTGGGCGTACGTGGCGCAACGGCACCTCGCGGATTTCCAGCAACCCATTCAGGGCTGGCTCGGCAGCGCCGACCCGTTCGGGATGGGATCCGATTACGAACCGGCCCCGGGCATCCGCCGGCTGGTCTCTGGTACCCCACCGATTATCGGCATGCTGGCGATGCAGGACATGCTCGGGCTGATCGGCGAGGTGGGGATGCCTGCCGTCAGGGCGAAGTCGATCGCCCTGACCTCGTTCGCCATCGAGGCTGTCGAGGAGCTGATGGAGGGAGCCGGCGTCGTCATCTCCTCACCCCGGGATCCGCGGAAGCGCGGCAGCCACATCACGATCGACCACCCGGCGTTCCGGGATCTGGTGCCGGAGCTGTGGGCGAAGGGCGTCATCCCGGACTACCGCAACCCGGCGGGCATCCGGCTGGGTCTCTCGCCACTGTCAACGTCGTTTGAGGAAACCTATCTCGGTATCCAGCGGATCGCCGAGAGTCTGCCCCGGGCGCTGAACTAG
- a CDS encoding ABC transporter ATP-binding protein translates to MTATAATALATREPTPSAIPLPSPLVELANLTVDFGRGTRRHRAVNDVSLSVLPGECLALVGESGSGKSVTARTLVGLTGHGSQVSTRFQRFNGQNVTGWGERQWSRVRGKDAGFILQDALSSLDSLRTVGKEVGEVLRLHSLFSRVERDRRIIELLRSVGIPDPEVRASQYPHQLSGGLRQRALIASAIAAEPGLLIADEPTTALDATIAAQVLRLLGDLKGGSTGMLVVSHDLAVVANLADRVAVMRQGEIVEEGTMEAVLLDPQHPYTKGLLAAIPSAASRGSRLTGPLTRVDSPTPTRTPARVRTPQPAKTSVPGSTPERGSTALLTADRIHKSYPDSGGTSRTAVAGVSFQLRKGSTLGIVGESGSGKSTVARMVLGVEAPDAGSVRFRGRTWREHHEQKNRRARRAVQMIYQDPLHSFDPRKTVRQVIGQAVAAAGVPRTARDHRIRELLALVGLGEDKLRSRPLDLSGGQRQRVAIARALAAEPEIIICDEPVSALDVSVQATILDLFSELQERLGLGYLFISHDLGVIQHLSQDVLVMKDGEVLERGTVTAVFDTPQHQYTRDLINAIPQLPITPLSTTPLPATGQDGTRS, encoded by the coding sequence ATGACCGCCACAGCCGCCACAGCACTCGCCACCCGGGAGCCCACCCCGTCCGCCATCCCTCTTCCCTCCCCCCTGGTCGAGCTCGCGAACCTCACGGTCGACTTCGGTAGGGGTACCCGCCGACACCGTGCCGTGAACGACGTCAGCCTGTCGGTCCTGCCGGGCGAGTGCCTCGCCCTGGTGGGTGAGTCCGGCTCCGGCAAGTCCGTCACCGCGCGGACCCTGGTCGGGTTGACCGGTCACGGCTCCCAGGTGAGCACCCGCTTCCAGAGGTTCAACGGGCAGAACGTAACCGGCTGGGGCGAACGGCAGTGGAGCCGGGTACGGGGCAAGGACGCCGGCTTCATCCTGCAAGACGCCCTTTCGTCCCTTGATTCCCTGCGGACAGTGGGAAAGGAGGTGGGTGAGGTACTGCGACTCCACTCGCTGTTCTCCCGCGTCGAACGCGACCGCCGCATCATCGAACTCCTTCGGTCGGTAGGGATCCCGGACCCGGAGGTCCGCGCTTCCCAGTACCCGCATCAGCTTTCGGGCGGGCTCCGGCAACGGGCGCTCATTGCGTCGGCCATCGCCGCTGAGCCGGGCCTCCTGATCGCCGACGAGCCGACGACGGCGCTCGACGCGACCATCGCGGCCCAGGTCCTGCGCTTGCTGGGCGACCTGAAGGGCGGCAGTACCGGCATGCTTGTCGTCAGCCATGACCTGGCCGTCGTTGCCAACCTGGCGGATCGGGTGGCAGTCATGCGCCAGGGCGAAATTGTCGAGGAAGGAACCATGGAGGCGGTCCTCCTGGACCCGCAGCATCCTTACACCAAGGGCCTCCTGGCCGCCATTCCCTCGGCGGCCTCCCGGGGGTCCCGGCTGACGGGCCCACTCACACGTGTCGACTCACCCACGCCAACCAGAACGCCAGCACGAGTCAGGACACCGCAACCAGCCAAAACATCGGTACCAGGCAGTACACCGGAACGAGGCAGTACGGCGCTCCTCACGGCCGACCGCATCCACAAGAGCTACCCGGACTCGGGTGGGACCTCGCGCACTGCAGTGGCCGGGGTGTCCTTCCAGCTGCGGAAAGGATCCACCCTGGGCATCGTCGGTGAGTCAGGCTCGGGCAAGAGCACTGTGGCACGGATGGTGCTGGGCGTCGAGGCTCCCGACGCCGGCAGCGTCCGGTTCCGTGGGCGCACCTGGCGGGAGCACCACGAGCAGAAGAACCGTCGCGCACGCCGCGCCGTCCAGATGATCTACCAGGATCCGCTGCACTCCTTCGACCCCCGGAAGACCGTCCGACAGGTCATCGGCCAGGCCGTCGCCGCGGCCGGGGTCCCACGAACCGCGCGGGACCACCGTATCCGCGAGCTGCTGGCCCTCGTGGGACTGGGCGAGGACAAACTCCGTAGCCGTCCCCTTGACCTCTCGGGCGGACAACGGCAACGGGTAGCGATTGCGCGGGCGCTGGCCGCCGAACCGGAGATCATTATCTGTGACGAGCCTGTCTCGGCCCTCGATGTGTCGGTGCAGGCCACCATCCTGGACCTGTTCTCCGAACTCCAGGAGCGTCTGGGCCTCGGTTACCTCTTCATCTCCCATGACTTGGGGGTGATCCAGCACCTCAGCCAGGACGTCCTGGTGATGAAGGACGGGGAGGTTCTCGAACGGGGCACGGTCACGGCCGTCTTCGATACGCCGCAACACCAGTACACCCGTGACCTGATCAACGCCATCCCCCAACTTCCCATCACCCCACTTTCTACCACCCCACTCCCCGCCACCGGACAGGACGGAACCCGCTCATGA
- a CDS encoding acyl-CoA dehydrogenase has translation MTDLLQHFRPIFAEIAAGAVDRELRRELPFAEVELLKNAGFGALRIPSTHGGLGATLPQLFELLTELAAADSNLTQLWRGHFAYVEGVLLRDASTSRDAWLRDIAGGAMVGNASSELTGTSLRDISTTLTSTEAGLTLNGSKYYSTGALFADWIAGSAVHDGQRVGYAVSATAPGVDRIDDWDGIGQRLTGSGTTHFSEVAVASENVRPYTPGEPNHVPAFFQLVLVAALAGIARAAADDAASFVRPRTRSYVNATAALPREDPQVLAVLGELSSTSFAAAATVAAAARKLEAARWSLASGHPDDARAAVDAAEIAVSQAQIVSVSQVLNATSHLFEVGGASATAAGRSLDRHWRNARTVSSHNPAIYKARAVGYWAVTGTREPLPD, from the coding sequence ATGACCGATCTGCTGCAGCACTTCCGCCCGATCTTCGCCGAGATCGCCGCCGGCGCGGTGGACCGGGAACTACGTCGCGAGCTTCCCTTCGCGGAGGTAGAGCTTCTCAAGAACGCGGGGTTCGGAGCGCTAAGGATCCCGTCGACCCATGGCGGCCTGGGAGCCACTCTGCCGCAGCTGTTTGAGCTCCTCACGGAACTGGCCGCCGCTGACTCCAACCTCACCCAGCTGTGGCGTGGGCACTTCGCCTACGTCGAGGGTGTGCTCCTCCGTGACGCCTCGACATCACGGGATGCCTGGCTCCGGGACATTGCGGGCGGAGCCATGGTGGGCAACGCCTCCAGCGAGTTGACCGGCACATCCCTGCGCGACATCAGCACCACTCTCACATCCACCGAGGCCGGGCTCACGCTCAACGGCTCAAAGTACTACAGCACCGGTGCGCTGTTCGCCGACTGGATCGCGGGCAGCGCGGTCCACGACGGGCAGCGCGTGGGCTACGCGGTGTCGGCCACCGCGCCGGGAGTGGATCGTATCGACGATTGGGATGGGATCGGTCAGCGGCTCACAGGCAGCGGCACCACCCACTTTTCGGAGGTGGCGGTGGCGTCGGAGAACGTCCGTCCTTACACCCCCGGGGAACCGAACCATGTGCCTGCGTTCTTCCAACTGGTGCTCGTGGCGGCCCTCGCGGGGATTGCCCGGGCCGCGGCCGACGACGCCGCCTCCTTCGTGAGGCCACGCACCCGCTCGTACGTGAACGCTACGGCGGCCCTACCGCGTGAGGACCCGCAGGTGTTGGCGGTACTCGGCGAGCTCTCGAGTACCTCGTTCGCCGCGGCGGCCACGGTTGCGGCGGCGGCGCGGAAGCTGGAGGCCGCCCGCTGGTCACTCGCCTCCGGGCATCCTGACGACGCGAGGGCCGCGGTGGATGCCGCGGAGATCGCCGTAAGCCAGGCGCAGATTGTCTCGGTCAGTCAGGTGCTCAACGCCACCAGTCACCTGTTCGAGGTGGGCGGCGCGTCGGCCACTGCTGCCGGGCGCTCCCTGGACCGGCACTGGCGGAACGCCAGAACCGTCTCCTCCCACAACCCGGCCATCTACAAGGCTAGGGCAGTCGGATACTGGGCCGTGACGGGAACCCGGGAGCCGCTCCCTGACTAA
- a CDS encoding acetyl-CoA C-acetyltransferase has protein sequence MVDQAAGQRSAQSSPSVRNAVVIGGNRIPFARSGGAYAYSSNKDMLTAALDGLVARFGLQGERIGEVAAGAVLKHSRDFNLTREAVLGSALAADTPAYDVQQACATGLETVIGVANKIKLGQIESGIAGGVDSASDAPIAVSEGLRRVLLDLSRAKTTPQKLSILSRLRPRDLAPNAPTTGEPRTGLSMGEHQAITTARWEISREAQDELALNSHHNLAAAYERGFFSDLVTPYRGVTRDANVRADTSLEKLGRLKPVFGKSLAATATMTAGNSTPLTDGAATVLLGSEDYARRNNLPMLANVVDAEAAAVDFVHGAEGLLMAPVYAMPRMLQRNGLTFDDFDFFEIHEAFAGTVLSSLAAWENEDFCRNSLGLDGALGKVDRSKLNVNGSSLAAGHPFAATGGRIVATLAKALADKGSGRGLISVCAAGGMGVVAILEAREK, from the coding sequence ATGGTCGACCAGGCAGCAGGACAGCGCAGCGCGCAATCCTCCCCATCCGTCCGCAACGCGGTCGTCATCGGCGGTAACCGGATTCCGTTCGCCCGCTCCGGTGGCGCCTACGCCTACTCGTCCAACAAGGACATGCTGACGGCGGCTCTGGACGGTCTCGTGGCCCGGTTCGGACTGCAGGGTGAGCGGATCGGCGAGGTCGCTGCCGGGGCTGTGCTGAAGCACTCACGTGACTTCAACCTGACCCGCGAGGCGGTACTGGGATCAGCCCTCGCCGCAGACACACCCGCCTATGACGTACAGCAGGCCTGCGCGACCGGACTGGAAACCGTGATCGGTGTGGCCAACAAGATCAAGCTCGGCCAGATCGAGTCGGGCATCGCCGGTGGTGTCGACTCGGCGTCCGATGCACCCATCGCCGTCAGCGAAGGTCTGCGTCGCGTCCTCCTGGACCTGTCACGGGCCAAGACCACGCCCCAGAAGCTTTCCATCCTGAGCCGGCTCCGGCCCCGGGACCTCGCCCCCAACGCTCCAACCACCGGGGAACCACGCACGGGCCTGTCGATGGGCGAACACCAGGCCATCACCACTGCCCGCTGGGAGATCTCCCGCGAAGCGCAGGATGAGCTGGCCCTGAATAGCCACCACAACCTGGCCGCCGCGTATGAACGGGGCTTCTTCAGCGACCTGGTCACCCCCTACCGCGGTGTCACCCGTGACGCCAACGTCCGGGCTGACACGTCACTGGAAAAGCTGGGTCGGCTCAAGCCCGTCTTCGGCAAGAGCCTGGCCGCCACAGCCACGATGACCGCTGGCAACTCGACCCCACTCACGGATGGCGCCGCCACCGTGCTCCTCGGCTCGGAGGACTACGCCCGCAGGAACAACCTGCCCATGCTCGCGAACGTGGTTGACGCCGAGGCGGCCGCGGTGGACTTCGTCCATGGCGCCGAAGGCCTGCTGATGGCCCCGGTCTACGCGATGCCGCGCATGCTGCAGCGCAACGGACTCACCTTCGACGACTTCGACTTCTTCGAAATCCACGAGGCTTTCGCCGGCACCGTCCTCAGCTCGCTCGCCGCCTGGGAGAACGAGGACTTCTGCCGCAACTCCCTCGGTCTGGACGGGGCCCTCGGCAAGGTCGATCGGAGCAAGCTCAACGTCAACGGCAGCTCTCTGGCAGCCGGCCACCCGTTCGCCGCCACCGGCGGTCGGATTGTGGCCACGTTGGCCAAGGCCCTTGCCGACAAGGGCTCCGGCCGCGGGCTGATCTCCGTCTGCGCCGCCGGCGGCATGGGTGTCGTCGCTATCCTGGAGGCACGCGAAAAGTGA